In the Scyliorhinus canicula chromosome 23, sScyCan1.1, whole genome shotgun sequence genome, one interval contains:
- the lrrc4ba gene encoding leucine-rich repeat-containing protein 4B, producing MEAMMMKMMTKAYRTQRMRFNIGRTVSRFVVLTLWTLSLLSGVVQSHVCPKGCSCSNQFSKVICTRYELREVPDSISTNTRYLNLQENIIQVIKADTFKQLRHLEILQLSKNLIRQVEVGAFNGLTNLNTLELFDNRLTTVPSGAFEYLSKLRELWLRNNPIESIPSYAFNRVPSLRRLDLGELKKLEYISDAAFEGLINLRYLNLGMCNLVEIPNLTPLIKLEELELSGNRLEVIQPGSFQGLTNLRKLWLMHAQIQLIERNAFDDLQSLEELNLSHNNLTSLPHDLFTPLHRLERVHLNHNPWHCNCDVLWLSWWLKETVPSNTTCCARCHSPPNLKARYIGELDQSHFTCYAPVIVEPPTDLNVTEGMAAELKCRAATSMTSVNWMTPNGTLMTHGSYRVRISVLHDGTLNFTNVTMQDTGLYTCLVSNSAGNATASATLNVSAVDSSNSYSYFTTVTVETVEVVDEPKSTEREPGPTPSGHWETPYSTTSLTPRSTKSTEKAFTVPITTEMTDNIMAGLDDVMKTTKIIIGCFVAITFMAAVMLIIFYKLRKQHQLHKHHGQTRTIEIINVEDDMAEATPGDNCLTLPAVDHEHLNHYTAYKAHYNNNTTATGGGGGGGALNCTKNPLHNSVHEPLLFKSSSKENVQETQI from the coding sequence ATGGAAGCGATGATGATGAAGATGATGACGAAGGCATATCGAACACAGAGGATGAGATTCAACATTGGCAGGACTGTTAGCCGTTTCGTAGTTTTGACCCTTTGGACTTTGTCACTACTGAGTGGGGTGGTCCAGTCGCACGTCTGCCCCAAGGGCTGTTCCTGCAGCAACCAGTTCAGTAAGGTGATCTGCACCCGCTACGAGCTGCGCGAGGTCCCCGATAGCATCTCCACCAACACCCGCTACCTTAACCTGCAGGAGAACATTATCCAGGTCATCAAGGCGGACACCTTCAAGCAGCTACGACACCTGGAGATCCTGCAGCTCAGCAAGAATCTGATTCGGCAAGTGGAGGTCGGCGCCTTCAATGGTCTCACCAACCTCAACACGCTGGAGCTCTTTGACAACCGGCTCACCACCGTGCCCAGCGGGGCCTTTGAGTACCTGTCGAAGCTCCGGGAACTTTGGCTGAGGAACAATCCCATCGAGAGCATCCCCTCCTACGCCTTCAACCGGGTGCCCTCGCTGCGGCGCCTGGACCTGGGCGAGCTGAAGAAGCTGGAGTACATCTCCGACGCGGCCTTTGAGGGGCTGATCAACCTGAGGTACCTCAACCTGGGAATGTGCAACTTGGTGGAGATCCCCAACCTCACGCCCCTCATcaagctggaggagctggagctTTCGGGCAACCGGCTGGAGGTGATCCAGCCTGGCTCCTTCCAGGGCCTCACCAACCTGCGCAAGTTGTGGCTCATGCATGCCCAGATTCAGCTGATAGAGCGCAACGCCTTTGACGACCTCCAGTCACTGGAGGAGCTCAACCTGTCGCACAACAACTTGACGTCGCTGCCCCATGACCTGTTCACGCCCTTGCACCGGCTGGAACGGGTCCACCTCAATCACAACCCGTGGCACTGCAACTGTGACGTCCTGTGGCTCAGCTGGTGGCTCAAGGAGACGGTGCCCAGCAACACCACCTGCTGCGCCCGCTGCCACTCGCCGCCCAACCTGAAGGCCCGCTACATCGGCGAGCTGGACCAGAGCCACTTCACGTGCTACGCGCCCGTCATCGTCGAGCCCCCCACCGACCTCAACGTGACCGAGGGTATGGCGGCCGAGCTCAAGTGCCGGGCGGCCACCTCCATGACCTCGGTCAACTGGATGACCCCCAACGGCACGCTGATGACCCACGGCTCGTACCGGGTGCGCATCTCGGTGCTGCACGACGGCACGCTCAACTTCACCAACGTGACGATGCAGGACACGGGCCTGTACACCTGCCTGGTCAGCAACTCTGCCGGCAATGCCACCGCCTCGGCCACCCTCAACGTCTCGGCCGTGGACAGCAGCAACAGCTACAGTTACTTCACCACGGTGACGGTGGAGACGGTAGAGGTGGTGGACGAGCCCAAGTCGACGGAGCGCGAGCCTGGGCCTACCCCCTCCGGCCACTGGGAGACGCCGtactccaccacctccctcaccccccgcaGCACCAAGTCCACCGAGAAGGCCTTCACGGTGCCAATCACCACGGAGATGACCGACAACATCATGGCGGGCCTGGATGACGTGATGAAGACCACCAAGATCATCATCGGCTGCTTCGTCGCCATCACCTTCATGGCCGCCGTCATGCTGATCATCTTCTACAAGCTGCGCAAGCAGCACCAGCTGCACAAGCACCACGGCCAGACCCGCACCATCGAGATCATCAACGTGGAGGACGACATGGCGGAGGCCACGCCCGGCGACAACTGCCTGACCCTCCCGGCCGTCGACCACGAGCACCTCAACCACTACACGGCCTACAAGGCCCACTACAACAATAACACCACCGCCAccggtggcgggggagggggcggcgccCTGAACTGCACCAAAAACCCGCTTCACAACTCTGTGCACGAACCGCTACTCTTTAAATCCAGCTCGAAAGAGAACGTGCAAGAGACGCAGATTTAA